One genomic segment of Misgurnus anguillicaudatus chromosome 23, ASM2758022v2, whole genome shotgun sequence includes these proteins:
- the hsh2d gene encoding hematopoietic SH2 domain-containing protein homolog — MALALPQDNGSPAFSWVADFQRSCVLRNGIVPEWFHGTISRKAAEEILMCKPPGYFLIRISESRVGYTLSHRDEDRCRHFMIDMLPDNQYVIVGENNKHRSLHDLVAFHRGTPIPPSSQLLTVACEQGDKTSYAELLFPQRRNINPVRIARTNSLPQECAAPLSNTSGPKLTSPVQNESPTLCTSPSTGLYPCLQTELTTINLQSMEPPIPKPRTICISTSLNQDTPPQLPPRDCLPSHPHATTEADRSLMKVCPEKHQIPPNTPSEDKGTNRNQQKHQQQSKPAIMSLAQIKRKLKKKHSQSEEHAYEEISKDVSDSPGMENLRQPSENDYLRLLGNCPFSSYQKSDGIPNMANRKIQVEYQNPPPFAPGY; from the exons ATGGCTTTGGCCTTACCTCAAGACAACGGTAGTCCAGCATTCAGCTGGGTTGCAGACTTCCAGCGTAGCTGCGTTTTAAGAAACGGAATCGTTCCGGAATGGTTCCACGGCACTATTTCCAGAAA GGCCGCGGAGGAAATATTGATGTGCAAACCACCCGGCTACTTCCTCATTCGCATTAGCGAGAGCAGGGTGGGATACACGCTATCACATCG AGATGAAGACCGTTGTAGACACTTTATGATTGACATGTTGCCGGATAACCAATACGTAATAGTGGGCGAAAACAACAAACATCGTTCTCTTCACGACCTCGTGGCCTTCCATCGTGGGACCCCCATCCCACCCTCCAGCCAACTGCTGACCGTGGCCTGCGAACAG gGTGACAAAACTAGCTATGCAGAATTGCTTTTTCCCCAAAGGAGAAACATTAACCCTGTGCGAATTGCACGGACGAATTCTTTACCACAAGAATGTGCAGCACCTCTCTCGAATACCTCCGGGCCCAAACTGACCTCGCCCGTCCAAAACGAATCGCCGACACTATGCACAAGCCCCAGCACAGGACTTTATCCTTGCTTGCAGACAGAACTGACCACCATAAATCTACAAAGCATG GAACCGCCCATTCCAAAACCCAGAACAATATGCATCTCCACATCACTAAATCAAGACACACCACCACAGTTACCACCTAGAGATTGCCTGCCAAGTCATCCGCACGCTACCACAGAGGCAGATAGATCGCTGATGAAAGTATGTCCTGAAAAACATCAGATCCCGCCCAACACACCCTCTGAAGATAAAGGAACCAACCGTAACCAACAAAAACACCAACAGCAGTCGAAACCCGCCATCATGAGCTTGGCTCAAATCAAGAGGAAGCTTAAGAAGAAACACAGCCAGTCTGAGGAACACGCGTATGAAGAAATTTCCAAAGACGTTTCTGACTCTCCAGGTATGGAGAACCTTCGGCAACCTTCGGAAAATGACTATCTTAGGCTGCTTGGAAACTGTCCGTTTTCGAGCTATCAAAAATCTGATGGTATCCCCAACATGGCTAATAGGAAAATACAAGTAGAGTACCAAAATCCACCCCCATTCGCGCCTGGTTACTAg